The following proteins are co-located in the Anomalospiza imberbis isolate Cuckoo-Finch-1a 21T00152 chromosome Z, ASM3175350v1, whole genome shotgun sequence genome:
- the FANCC gene encoding Fanconi anemia group C protein isoform X5 yields MMIKSLLCHLLSSSKWESNEAETSTFISALGYTSADYYCHLVKNMVVSLVTELRENQFNGLNIQESISASRVNAVSIFCVPVITLPDLTPLLETLLLYHGGSSKEILSSEFLEAVNEAFLKKKISLPESAVFSLWLRHLPSLEKATLHLLDQLFSIQLSSLEEVAHVIKDSLLPQAASHPAIFRIVNEIFKNALMETDGTSEVMTVIQVFTQLFLQAHQNENKQAKFPLKAYFPYHHQPLVRGLVRRPFELPTTYWCQHVKHISHMLKALVEDTNVSSLTDLFEIWFLVACFGEWLDIAAEQLLKAAVEPDPVLWLLAFYYCPKNENQQRTQTVVEAQAVYSHLMMLFNCADLSLKDLEAAVHRVTGIEQCCNQRFTTHLLTNFLLFSAGGHKIAQECIYHITEITDTSKEVYNLLIRTAYRFNHSGEENQRTVKLLNELLQKLTLKV; encoded by the exons AGTTTGCTGTGCCATCTCCTTTCTTCTTCTAAGTGGGAAAGTAATGAAGCAGAAACCAGTACATTCATATCAGCTCTGGGCTACACGTCAGCAGATTATTATTGTCACTTGGTTAAAAAT atGGTTGTTTCATTAGTAACAGAACTCAGAGAAAACCAATTCAATGGACTTAACATTCAGGAGAG cATTTCAGCCAGTCGTGTGAATGCTGTTTCTATTTTCTGTGTGCCTGTCATTACTTTGCCTGATCTAACTCCATTGCTGGAAACACTCCTTCTTTACCATGGAGGGTCATCAAAAGAAATTCTCAGTTCAGAGTTTCTAGAGGCTGTGAATGAGGCCTTTTTAAA GAAGAAGATTTCCCTTCCTGAATCAGCTGTCTTCAGCCTTTGGCTTCGTCACTTACCAAGCCTTGAAAAAGCTACCTTACATCTTTTAGACCAGTTGTTTTCCATTCAGTTGAGTTCACTGGAAGAAGTGGCTCATGTCATAAAAGACTCATTGCTG CCACAAGCAGCAAGCCATCCTGCTATTTTCAGAATTGTAAATGAAATTTTCAA GAATGCACTGATGGAAACTGATGGAACTTCAGAAGTTATGACAGTAATACAGGTGTTTACACAGCTCTTCCTTCAGGCTCAtcagaatgaaaacaaacag GCTAAATTTCCACTGAAGGCCTACTTCCCATATCATCACCAGCCTCTTGTTAGAGGTTTAGTCAGACGTCCTTTTG AACTCCCAACTACATATTGGTGTCAACATGTGAAACACATTTCGCATATGCTCAAAGCATTAGTAGAAGATACAAATGTTAG ttctctcaCTGACCTCTTTGAAATCTGGTTTTTGGTTGCTTGTTTTGGAGAATGGCTGGATATTGCAGCAGAACAATTACTGAAGGCTGCTGTAGAACCAGatcctgtgctgtggctgctggcatTTTACTACTGTcctaaaaatgaaaatcaacaAAGGACTCAAACAGTG GTAGAAGCTCAAGCAGTCTACAGTCATCTAATGATGCTGTTCAACTGTGCAGACCTTTCTCTGAAAGACCTGGAGGCTGCTGTACACAGGGTAACGGGCATAGAGCAGTGTTGTAACCAGCGATTCACAACACATCTTCTGACCAACTTCTTGCTTTTTTCAGCTGGTGGACATAAGATTGCCCAGGAATGTATTTACCAT ATTACTGAGATAACTGATACAAGCAAAGAAGTTTATAACCTTCTTATCCGTACTGCATACAGATTTAACCATAGTGGAGAAGAAAACCAAAGGACTGTGAAGCTGCTGAATGAACTTCTTCAAAAACTTACATTGAAAGTTTAG